In the Capra hircus breed San Clemente unplaced genomic scaffold, ASM170441v1, whole genome shotgun sequence genome, one interval contains:
- the YPEL1 gene encoding protein yippee-like 1 isoform X1 codes for MTGRERRAASLLGDALRLTLPLPSWGLLEIGLRCVLECWQLLSRLLPASSDVSALLVSLPSPASRGPSLRFLLGVARLWWRRPSRPPGNGCGVPVPPCCCCWRAQQSRSSSRASPERSREGPAMVKVTKSKTFQAYLPNCHRTYSCVHCRAHLANHDELISKSFQGSQGRAYLFNSVVNVGCGPAEERVLLTGLHAVADIHCESCKTTLGWKYEHAFESSQKYKEGKFIIELAHMVKDNGWE; via the exons ATGACGGGTCGCGAG CGCCGTGCAGCCTCGCTGCTGGGTGATGCGCTGCGGCTGACCCTCCCTCTACCCTCCTGGGGTCTGCTGGAGATCGGTCTGCGCTGTGTCCTTGAGTGCTGGCAACTCCTCTCGCGTCTCCTTCCGGCGTCCTCAGACGTGTCTGCGCTCCTGGTGTCCCTGCCAAGTCCAGCGTCGCGCGGACCGTCCCTGCGCTTTCTTCTGGGAGTTGCGCGGCTCTG GTGGCGGCGTCCCTCGCGCCCTCCGGGCAACGGCTGCGGCGTGCCCGTGCccccgtgctgctgctgctggagggcCCAGCAGAGCCGCAGCTCCTCCCGAGCCAGCCCTGAGCGGAGCCGGGAGGGCCCCGCGATGGTGAAGGTGACCAAGTCCAAAACTTTCCAAGCGTACCTGCCAAACTGCCACCGGACCTACAGCTGTGTCCACTGCAGGGCCCACCTGGCGAATCATGACGAGCTGATCTCCAAG TCCTTTCAGGGAAGTCAGGGACGAGCCTACCTCTTCAACTCAGT GGTGAACGTGGGCTGCGGCCCTGCGGAGGAGCGAGTGCTGCTCACCGGCCTGCACGCCGTGGCCGACATCCACTGCGAGAGTTGCAAGACCACGCTCGGGTGGAAATAC gaGCACGCCTTCGAAAGCAGCCAGAAGTATAAAGAAGGGAAGTTCATCATCGAGCTCGCTCACATGGTCAAAGACAACGGCTGGGAGTAA
- the YPEL1 gene encoding protein yippee-like 1 isoform X2 — protein sequence MTGRERRAASLLGDALRLTLPLPSWGLLEIGLRCVLECWQLLSRLLPASSDVSALLVSLPSPASRGPSLRFLLGVARLWWRRPSRPPGNGCGVPVPPCCCCWRAQQSRSSSRASPERSREGPAMVKVTKSKTFQAYLPNCHRTYSCVHCRAHLANHDELISKSFQGSQGRAYLFNSVGRGQLGSQGGHPWVPGAAGRWKSTLRGCQRLLPAG from the exons ATGACGGGTCGCGAG CGCCGTGCAGCCTCGCTGCTGGGTGATGCGCTGCGGCTGACCCTCCCTCTACCCTCCTGGGGTCTGCTGGAGATCGGTCTGCGCTGTGTCCTTGAGTGCTGGCAACTCCTCTCGCGTCTCCTTCCGGCGTCCTCAGACGTGTCTGCGCTCCTGGTGTCCCTGCCAAGTCCAGCGTCGCGCGGACCGTCCCTGCGCTTTCTTCTGGGAGTTGCGCGGCTCTG GTGGCGGCGTCCCTCGCGCCCTCCGGGCAACGGCTGCGGCGTGCCCGTGCccccgtgctgctgctgctggagggcCCAGCAGAGCCGCAGCTCCTCCCGAGCCAGCCCTGAGCGGAGCCGGGAGGGCCCCGCGATGGTGAAGGTGACCAAGTCCAAAACTTTCCAAGCGTACCTGCCAAACTGCCACCGGACCTACAGCTGTGTCCACTGCAGGGCCCACCTGGCGAATCATGACGAGCTGATCTCCAAG TCCTTTCAGGGAAGTCAGGGACGAGCCTACCTCTTCAACTCAGT GGGCAGGGGACAGCTGGGGAGTCAGGGAGGACACCCCTGGGTTCCGGGAGCAGCTGGCAGGTGGAAAAGCACCCTGCGAGGGTGCCAGCGCCTCCTCCCCGCAGGGTGA
- the PPIL2 gene encoding peptidyl-prolyl cis-trans isomerase-like 2, producing the protein MGKRQHQKDKMYITCAEYTHFYGGKKPDVPQTNFRRLPFDHCSLSLQRFAYPVCTPEGVVFDLLNIVPWLKKYGTNPSNGEKLDGRSLIKLNFAKNSEGKYHCPVLFTVFTNSSHIVAIKTTGNVYAHEAVEQLNIKAKNFRDLLTDEPFCRQDIITLQDPTNLDKFNVSNFFHVKNNMKIIDPDEEKAKQDPSYYLKNTNTETRETLQELYREFKGDEVLAATMRAPAKAKADKLNAAHYSTGRVSASFTSTAMVPETTHEAAAIDEDELRYQFVKKKGYVRLHTNLGDLNLELHCDLTPKTCENFIRLCKKQYYDGTVFHRSIRNFVIQGGDPTGTGTGGESCWGKPFRDEFRPNLSHTGRGVLSMANSGPNTNKSQFFITFRSCAYLDKKHTIFGRVVGGFDTLTAMENVESDPKTDRPKEEIRVDSTIVFVDPYEEADAQIAEERKKTQLEAAAPESTAKSSQPPQGSQGPQTYRQGVGKYISPAVTKRVAEEEPSTSTAVPVAKKKPSRGFEDFSSW; encoded by the exons TCTCTCTCTGCAGCGCTTCGCCTACCCCGTGTGCACTCCTGAAGGAGTCGTCTTCGACTTGCT GAACATTGTTCCTTGGCTTAAGAAGTACGGGACCAACCCCAGCAACGGAGAG AAACTGGATGGGAGGTCCCTGATCAAGTTGAACTTTGCGAAGAACAGTGAAG ggaagtaccaCTGCCCGGTGCTCTTCACCGTGTTCACCAACAGCAGCCACATCGTGGCCATCAAGACCACTGGCAATGTCTACGCCCACGAG GCGGTGGAGCAGCTGAACATCAAGGCCAAGAACTTCCGAGACCTGCTGACGGACGAGCCCTTCTGCCGACAGGACATCATCACCCTGCAG GACCCCACCAACTTGGACAAATTCAACGTTTCCAATTTCTTTCATGTTAAGAATAACATGAAAATAATCGACCCAG ACGAGGAGAAAGCCAAGCAGGACCCGTCTTACTATTTGAAAAACACAAACACGGAGACTCGAGAGACGCTGCAGGAGCTCTACCGGGAGTTCAAAGGGGACGAGGTGCTGGCGGCCACCATGAGGGCCCCCGCGAAGGCGAAGGCGGACAAGCTGAACGCC GCCCATTACTCCACCGGGAGGGTCAGCGCCTCCTTCACGTCCACCGCCATGGTTCCCGAGACCACGCACGAAGCAG CGGCCATTGACGAGGACGAGCTGCGCTACCAGTTCGTGAAGAAGAAGGGCTACGTGCGGCTGCACACCAACCTGGGCGACCTCAACCTGGAGCTGCACTGTGACCTG ACCCCGAAAACCTGTGAGAACTTCATCAGGCTCTGCAAGAAGCAGTACTACGACGGCACCGTCTTCCACCGGTCCATCCGCAACTTCGTG ATCCAGGGAGGCGACCCAACGGGCACTGGCACAG GCGGGGAGTCGTGCTGGGGGAAGCCCTTCAGAGACGAGTTCCGGCCCAACCTCTCGCACACGGGCCGAGGGGTGCTCAGCATGGCCAACTCGGGGCCCAACACTAACAAGTCTCAATT CTTCATCACCTTCCGTTCCTGCGCTTACCTGGACAAGAAGCACACCATCTTCGGGCG GGTTGTTGGGGGCTTTGACACACTGACGGCCATGGAGAATGTGGAGAGTGACCCCAAAACTGACCGTCCTAAG GAGGAGATCCGCGTCGACTCCACCATTGTGTTTGTGGACCCCTATGAAGAGGCTGATGCTCAG ATCGCTGAGGAGCGCAAGAAGACTCAGCTGGAGGCAGCGGCCCCCGAGAGCACGGCCAAGAGCAGCCAGCCCCCGCAGGGGAGCCAGGGCCCCCAGACGTACCGCCAGGGGGTCGGCAAGTACATCAGCCCGGCAGTCAC GAAGCGGGTAGCAGAGGAGGAGCCGTCTACCAGCACAGCTGTCCCCGTGGCCAAGAAGAAGCCCAGCCGCGGCTTCGAGGACTTCAGCTCGTGGTAG
- the YPEL1 gene encoding protein yippee-like 1 isoform X3, translating into MVKVTKSKTFQAYLPNCHRTYSCVHCRAHLANHDELISKSFQGSQGRAYLFNSVVNVGCGPAEERVLLTGLHAVADIHCESCKTTLGWKYEHAFESSQKYKEGKFIIELAHMVKDNGWE; encoded by the exons ATGGTGAAGGTGACCAAGTCCAAAACTTTCCAAGCGTACCTGCCAAACTGCCACCGGACCTACAGCTGTGTCCACTGCAGGGCCCACCTGGCGAATCATGACGAGCTGATCTCCAAG TCCTTTCAGGGAAGTCAGGGACGAGCCTACCTCTTCAACTCAGT GGTGAACGTGGGCTGCGGCCCTGCGGAGGAGCGAGTGCTGCTCACCGGCCTGCACGCCGTGGCCGACATCCACTGCGAGAGTTGCAAGACCACGCTCGGGTGGAAATAC gaGCACGCCTTCGAAAGCAGCCAGAAGTATAAAGAAGGGAAGTTCATCATCGAGCTCGCTCACATGGTCAAAGACAACGGCTGGGAGTAA